Proteins from a single region of Juglans microcarpa x Juglans regia isolate MS1-56 chromosome 5S, Jm3101_v1.0, whole genome shotgun sequence:
- the LOC121267657 gene encoding GDSL esterase/lipase At1g29670-like — protein MKKGVVLFFLLVVTSIELLQVQGEPQIPCYFIFGDSLADDGNNNLLPTLAKANYEPYGVDFPEGPTGRFCNGRTIVDILAEMMGFDDYIPPFATANGSEILKGVNYASGGAGILNETGQTSGARICMDEQLNNHQVTVSSIVSMLGSSQSASEYLNKCFYSVGMGDNDYINNYFQPDYYPSSLLYTPEQFAKVLIEQFSQQIETLYNYGARKIALFGVGMLGCTPNAISVYGTNGSTCVEFMNYESSFFNVELKSLVDDLNTEKPDATFIYVDAVKLAEDIMAAAFNVTTVGCCEVEELTGLCIPNQTPCQNRSEYVFWDSFHPSEAANLISAKGAYSVIFPSEFYPRDQSLVAEL, from the exons ATGAAAAAAGGGGTGGtcctgttttttcttttagttgtCACGTCCATTGAACTACTTCAAGTACAAGGGGAGCCGCAAATACCTTGCTATTTCATTTTCGGAGACTCGTTGGCGGATGATGGCAATAATAACTTGCTCCCAACACTGGCTAAAGCAAATTACGAGCCATATGGTGTTGACTTTCCTGAAGGACCAACTGGAAGGTTCTGCAATGGCAGGACCATCGTTGATATCCTAG CTGAAATGATGGGCTTCGACGACTATATTCCGCCCTTTGCAACTGCTAATGGCTCAGAGATACTCAAAGGTGTGAATTATGCATCCGGCGGTGCTGGAATTCTCAATGAAACTGGGCAGACCTCG GGTGCTCGCATCTGCATGGACGAACAGTTGAATAATCACCAAGTTACAGTCTCAAGCATTGTCAGCATGCTAGGAAGCAGTCAGTCAGCATCCGAGTACCTAAACAAGTGTTTCTATTCAGTTGGAATGGGAGATAATGATTACATTAACAACTATTTCCAGCCCGACTATTACCCGTCAAGCCTCCTGTATACTCCAGAGCAATTTGCTAAAGTTCTCATTGAACAATTTTCTCAGCAGATAGAG ACTTTGTACAATTATGGAGCGAGGAAGATTGCATTGTTTGGAGTAGGAATGCTAGGCTGCACTCCGAATGCAATTTCTGTATACGGCACAAATGGCTCGACATGTGTAGAGTTTATGAACTACGAGTCCAGCTTCTTCAACGTTGAGCTTAAATCTCTTGTCGATGATCTGAATACCGAGAAGCCTGATGCAACTTTTATATATGTGGATGCGGTGAAGTTAGCCGAGGATATTATGGCTGCTG CTTTCAATGTTACAACTGTTGGGTGCTGTGAAGTAGAGGAATTAACTGGACTGTGCATTCCTAACCAAACTCCATGCCAGAATAGGTCGGAATATGTGTTCTGGGACTCTTTCCATCCCAGTGAAGCAGCTAACCTAATTTCTGCTAAAGGAGCATACAGTGTTATCTTCCCATCTGAGTTTTACCCAAGAGATCAAAGTCTTGTGGCTGAGCTTTAA